The Bacteroidia bacterium genomic interval CGGCATTTCAATAATGATCTTACCGTTTGCATGGCCACTTTCGCTGTGCTTATGCGCTTCTGAAATCTCATTAAGCGGGTAGGTTTTCGCGATGGGGATTTTGAGCGCACCTTTTTCCAGCAATGCGCGCACCTCATCAAGATCATGATGATTGGGTTTCATCATAAAATATTTGCACGACTTTCCGGGCAGCACTTTGCTCAGCAACTGAAGCACTATGGCTTGCGGCTTTGGAAGCGTAGTAATGTAAACGCCATCAGAGGCAAGTGCCGGTGCGCAGGTGGTATATCCTTCTTTCGCAACAGCATCAAAAATAATATCCCAGGTATTTTTCCTTTCTGAAAAGTCCTCTTTATTGTAATCTATCACCTCATCGGCACCGAGCGCCATTACCATTTCCAGATTGGCGGTGCTGCATACGCCCGTTACAGTAGCTCCATAGTGTTTTGCGATTTGTACCGCGCAGGAACCCACACCGCCCGATGCACCATTGATGAGCACCTTCATGCCTTTTTTGATCTTGCCTTCATCACGCAAACCCTGCAGGGCCGTCAATGCTGCCATTGAGGCACCGGCTGCTTCATTAAAACTTATGTTATCAGGTTTCAGGATCAATTGATCTTCAGGAACAGTAACATATTCTGCATACGCTCCGCCTTTCAGCGACCGTACGATCCCGAAGACTGCATTGCCTTCGCCAAAGCGGGTTATTTTCTTTCCGGTACGCACCACCTCGCCAGCGAAGTCGGAACCCAGCGGCTTTTGATCTGCCTTGCCGCTGAGGGGCCGCAATTTTCCCTGTCGCACTTTGTAGTCCACCGGATTTACAGCGGCTGCTTTTACTCTCACCAGGACTTCTTTTTCACCCGGTTCGGGAATATCTTTTTCCTGCACCTTCAATACTTCAGGGGCGCCATATTCATCTATCAATACTGCTTTCATAGGTTTGCTTTTGTTCATTATCATTGAGTTTCATTTAA includes:
- a CDS encoding NAD(P)-dependent alcohol dehydrogenase; this translates as MKAVLIDEYGAPEVLKVQEKDIPEPGEKEVLVRVKAAAVNPVDYKVRQGKLRPLSGKADQKPLGSDFAGEVVRTGKKITRFGEGNAVFGIVRSLKGGAYAEYVTVPEDQLILKPDNISFNEAAGASMAALTALQGLRDEGKIKKGMKVLINGASGGVGSCAVQIAKHYGATVTGVCSTANLEMVMALGADEVIDYNKEDFSERKNTWDIIFDAVAKEGYTTCAPALASDGVYITTLPKPQAIVLQLLSKVLPGKSCKYFMMKPNHHDLDEVRALLEKGALKIPIAKTYPLNEISEAHKHSESGHANGKIIIEMPE